In Monodelphis domestica isolate mMonDom1 chromosome 3, mMonDom1.pri, whole genome shotgun sequence, the following proteins share a genomic window:
- the LOC100016506 gene encoding myelin-oligodendrocyte glycoprotein-like — protein sequence MKVIWFQSLEIVHHYEDGQDKFDDQSPKFQGRTELVKDAITRGNVTLRIWNITAADKGHYKCHFDDGLYQEEAGFELFVSGEETEQQIPWWKSVTDFFAEFWILLFVIFVILILLLTGITAQTE from the exons ATGAAGGTGATTTGGTTCCAGTCTCTGGAAATAGTGCATCACTATGAAGATGGGCAGGATAAGTTTGACGATCAAAGCCCTAAATTCCAAGGGAGGACAGAGCTGGTGAAAGATGCCATCACTAGAGGAAATGTCACCCTGAGGATATGGAACATTACAGCCGCGGACAAAGGACACTACAAATGCCATTTTGATGATGGTTTGTATCAAGAAGAAGCTGGTTTTGAACTATTTGTCTCAG gtgaggaaactgagcaacaGATACCTTGGTGGAAAAGCGTCACTGACTTCTTTGCAGAGTTTTGGATACTGCTATTTGTTATATTTGTGATTTTAATCCTACTATTAACAG gaattacagcacaaactgagtga